One Myripristis murdjan chromosome 17, fMyrMur1.1, whole genome shotgun sequence DNA segment encodes these proteins:
- the klhl18 gene encoding kelch-like protein 18 isoform X1, with translation MTMGDVLCEELEDLVHFSVHDLPARGYVVMEEIRRQGKLCDVTLKVGDHKFSAHRIVLAASIPYFHAMFTNDMVECKQDEIVMQGMDPSALEALINFAYNGRVAIDQQNVQSLLIGASFLQLQNVKDACCSFLQERLHPKNCLGVRQFAETMMCTTLYDSANSFLHQHFVEVSLSEEFLGLRTEEVLELVGCDELNVKAEEQVFEAVLAWVHHDRQQREALLPELLCKIRLPLCRPQFLSDRVQQDELVRCCHKCRDLVDEAKDFHLMPERRPHLAAFKTRQRCCTSITGLIYAVGGLNSSGDSLNVVEVFDPIGNFWERCQPMRTARSRVGVAVVNGLLYAIGGYDGQSRLSTVEVYNPETDSWTRVSSMNSQRSAMGTVVIDGHIFVCGGYDGKSSLNSVECYSPETDRWTVVMEMSASRSAAGVTVFDGRIFVSGGHDGLQIFNTVEYYNHHTDRWHPAAGMMNKRCRHGAAVLGSHMYVAGGYDGSGFLSGAEVYSSVSGQWSHLVAMNTRRSRVSLVATSGKLFAVGGYDGQSNLSSVEMYNADTNHWTFMAPMVCHEGGVGVGCIPLQPA, from the exons gTGGGGGATCACAAGTTCAGCGCTCACCGCATCGTGCTGGCCGCCTCCATCCCGTACTTCCACGCCATGTTCACCAACGACATGGTGGAGTGCAAGCAGGACGAGATCGTCATGCAGGGCATGGACCCCAG tgctCTGGAGGCTCTCATCAACTTTGCGTATAACGGCCGGGTGGCGATCGACCAGCAGAACGTTCAGTCTCTGCTGATCGGCGCCAGTTTCCTGCAGCTGCAGAACGTGAAGGACGCCTGCTGCTCCTTCCTGCAGGAGAG GCTACACCCTAAAAACTGCCTGGGCGTGCGTCAGTTTGCCGAGACCATGATGTGCACGACGCTGTACGACTCGGCCAACAGCTTCCTGCACCAGCACTTTGTGGAGGTGTCGCTGTCCGAGGAGTTCCTGGGCCTCAGGACGGAGGAGGTGCTGGAGCTGGTCGGCTGCGACGAGCTCAACGTGAAGGCCGAGGAGCAG gtgtTCGAGGCCGTGCTGGCCTGGGTTCATCACGACCGGCAGCAGCGTGAGGCTCTGCTGCCCGAGCTGCTCTGCAAGATCAGACTTCCTCTGTGCCGGCCTCAGTTCCTGTCGGACCGCGTGCAGCAGGACGAGCTGGTCCGCTGCTGCCACAAGTGCAg GGACCTGGTGGACGAGGCGAAGGACTTCCACCTGATGCCGGAGCGGCGGCCGCACCTCGCCGCCTTCAAGACCCGCCAGCGCTGCTGCACGTCCATCACAGGCCTCATCTACGCTGTGGGAGGACTCAACAGctcag GCGACTCCTTAAACGTGGTCGAGGTGTTTGATCCAATTGGAAACTTCTGGGAGCGGTGCCAGCCAATGAGGACGGCGCGGAGCAGAGTGGGCGTGGCCGTGGTCAACGGGCTGCTGTACGCCATCGGCGGGTACGACGGCCAATCACGACTCAGCACGGTGGAGGTTTACAACCCGGAGACGGACAGCTGGACGCGAGTGTCCAGCATGAACAGCCAGCGCAG CGCCATGGGCACGGTCGTGATCGACGGGCACATCTTCGTGTGCGGCGGCTACGATGGAAAATCCTCCCTGAACTCAGTGGAGTGTTATTCCCCAGAGACGGACAG GTGGACGGTGGTGATGGAGATGAGCGCCAGCCGCAGCGCCGCGGGCGTGACGGTTTTTGACGGGAGGATTTTTGTCTCTGGCGGCCATGACGGTTTACAGATCTTCAACACG GTGGAGTACTACAACCACCACACCGACCGGTGGCACCCGGCGGCCGGGATGATGAATAAGCGGTGCCGTCACGGCGCGGCGGTGCTGGGCAGCCACATGTACGTGGCCGGAGGTTACGACGGCTCGGGCTTCCTCAGCGGCGCCGAGGTGTACAGCTCGGTGTCGGGGCAGTGGAGCCACCTGGTGGCCATGAACACGCGGCGCAGCAGAGTGTCGCTGGTGGCCACGTCCGGAAAACTGTTTGCCGTGGGCGGCTACGACGGCCAGTCCAACCTCAGCTCTGTAGAGATGTACAACGCCGACACCAACCACTGGACGTTCATGGCGCCGATGGTCTGCCACGAGGGCGGGGTCGGCGTGGGGTGCATACCCCTCCAACCCGCCTAA
- the klhl18 gene encoding kelch-like protein 18 isoform X2, whose protein sequence is MLYEVGDHKFSAHRIVLAASIPYFHAMFTNDMVECKQDEIVMQGMDPSALEALINFAYNGRVAIDQQNVQSLLIGASFLQLQNVKDACCSFLQERLHPKNCLGVRQFAETMMCTTLYDSANSFLHQHFVEVSLSEEFLGLRTEEVLELVGCDELNVKAEEQVFEAVLAWVHHDRQQREALLPELLCKIRLPLCRPQFLSDRVQQDELVRCCHKCRDLVDEAKDFHLMPERRPHLAAFKTRQRCCTSITGLIYAVGGLNSSGDSLNVVEVFDPIGNFWERCQPMRTARSRVGVAVVNGLLYAIGGYDGQSRLSTVEVYNPETDSWTRVSSMNSQRSAMGTVVIDGHIFVCGGYDGKSSLNSVECYSPETDRWTVVMEMSASRSAAGVTVFDGRIFVSGGHDGLQIFNTVEYYNHHTDRWHPAAGMMNKRCRHGAAVLGSHMYVAGGYDGSGFLSGAEVYSSVSGQWSHLVAMNTRRSRVSLVATSGKLFAVGGYDGQSNLSSVEMYNADTNHWTFMAPMVCHEGGVGVGCIPLQPA, encoded by the exons ATGCTTtatgaa gTGGGGGATCACAAGTTCAGCGCTCACCGCATCGTGCTGGCCGCCTCCATCCCGTACTTCCACGCCATGTTCACCAACGACATGGTGGAGTGCAAGCAGGACGAGATCGTCATGCAGGGCATGGACCCCAG tgctCTGGAGGCTCTCATCAACTTTGCGTATAACGGCCGGGTGGCGATCGACCAGCAGAACGTTCAGTCTCTGCTGATCGGCGCCAGTTTCCTGCAGCTGCAGAACGTGAAGGACGCCTGCTGCTCCTTCCTGCAGGAGAG GCTACACCCTAAAAACTGCCTGGGCGTGCGTCAGTTTGCCGAGACCATGATGTGCACGACGCTGTACGACTCGGCCAACAGCTTCCTGCACCAGCACTTTGTGGAGGTGTCGCTGTCCGAGGAGTTCCTGGGCCTCAGGACGGAGGAGGTGCTGGAGCTGGTCGGCTGCGACGAGCTCAACGTGAAGGCCGAGGAGCAG gtgtTCGAGGCCGTGCTGGCCTGGGTTCATCACGACCGGCAGCAGCGTGAGGCTCTGCTGCCCGAGCTGCTCTGCAAGATCAGACTTCCTCTGTGCCGGCCTCAGTTCCTGTCGGACCGCGTGCAGCAGGACGAGCTGGTCCGCTGCTGCCACAAGTGCAg GGACCTGGTGGACGAGGCGAAGGACTTCCACCTGATGCCGGAGCGGCGGCCGCACCTCGCCGCCTTCAAGACCCGCCAGCGCTGCTGCACGTCCATCACAGGCCTCATCTACGCTGTGGGAGGACTCAACAGctcag GCGACTCCTTAAACGTGGTCGAGGTGTTTGATCCAATTGGAAACTTCTGGGAGCGGTGCCAGCCAATGAGGACGGCGCGGAGCAGAGTGGGCGTGGCCGTGGTCAACGGGCTGCTGTACGCCATCGGCGGGTACGACGGCCAATCACGACTCAGCACGGTGGAGGTTTACAACCCGGAGACGGACAGCTGGACGCGAGTGTCCAGCATGAACAGCCAGCGCAG CGCCATGGGCACGGTCGTGATCGACGGGCACATCTTCGTGTGCGGCGGCTACGATGGAAAATCCTCCCTGAACTCAGTGGAGTGTTATTCCCCAGAGACGGACAG GTGGACGGTGGTGATGGAGATGAGCGCCAGCCGCAGCGCCGCGGGCGTGACGGTTTTTGACGGGAGGATTTTTGTCTCTGGCGGCCATGACGGTTTACAGATCTTCAACACG GTGGAGTACTACAACCACCACACCGACCGGTGGCACCCGGCGGCCGGGATGATGAATAAGCGGTGCCGTCACGGCGCGGCGGTGCTGGGCAGCCACATGTACGTGGCCGGAGGTTACGACGGCTCGGGCTTCCTCAGCGGCGCCGAGGTGTACAGCTCGGTGTCGGGGCAGTGGAGCCACCTGGTGGCCATGAACACGCGGCGCAGCAGAGTGTCGCTGGTGGCCACGTCCGGAAAACTGTTTGCCGTGGGCGGCTACGACGGCCAGTCCAACCTCAGCTCTGTAGAGATGTACAACGCCGACACCAACCACTGGACGTTCATGGCGCCGATGGTCTGCCACGAGGGCGGGGTCGGCGTGGGGTGCATACCCCTCCAACCCGCCTAA
- the bfsp2 gene encoding phakinin: MPLPRRRSSFLGQPSADRSVPGCTRIGSASGTTAPRGVFVGTAPTGGASSLGARVSRRALGISSVFLQGMRSSAVPVLPRAGDRAAHGTSPGLNSCLMEYRDKVRALEQLNQQLEEQIRLCLDRKASSAGAWGPLRRDWEEVYRQVSEAILANARLMLQTENVQANAEDFKDRYENEQPFRKAVEEEISSLYKVIDDASITKADLEDQMDKMRAELRDLEQNHEEDVRVLYSQMAGRDVDEPDAPIETSLDQILAYIRNHWEKVIEKNRAETDSYLECKQAECVSSKLSREEEEVEALKAECTDTGCKIQSLQAETESIRALKRGLENSLSDARHWHDMELQNLGSVVAKLEAELADVRSDIEQQRRDYDTLMSNKLRLEQEIGTYHGILDGEESRYQPAGPLYSDQPPEPQGAAGPPESTSEPPGPPGPSGPSGPAGQ; encoded by the exons ATGCCTCTGCCCAGACGACGCTCCTCGTTCCTGGGCCAGCCGTCGGCCGATCGCTCGGTCCCCGGCTGCACCCGGATCGGATCGGCCAGCGGCACCACGGCGCCCCGGGGCGTCTTCGTCGGCACCGCCCCGACGGGCGGAGCCTCCAGCCTGGGCGCCCGGGTGTCCCGTCGCGCCCTGGGCATCAGCAGCGTCTTCCTGCAGGGGATGAGGAGCAGCGCGGTGCCCGTCCTGCCGCGGGCCGGGGACCGGGCCGCCCACGGGACGTCGCCCGGCCTCAACAGCTGCCTGATGGAGTACCGGGACAAGGTCCGAGCCCTGGAGCAGCTgaaccagcagctggaggagcagatCCGGCTCTGTCTGGACCGCAAGGCCTCCAGCGCCGGAGCCTGGGGCCCGCTAAGGAGGGACTGGGAGGAGGTCTACAGACAG GTGAGCGAGGCCATCCTGGCCAACGCCAGGCTGATGCTGCAGACGGAGAACGTCCAGGCCAACGCTGAGGACTTCAAGGACAG GTACGAGAACGAGCAGCCGTTCAGGAAGGCCGTGGAGGAGGAGATCAGCTCGCTGTACAAGGTGATCGACGACGCCAGCATCACCAAGGCCGACCTGGAGGACCAGATGGACAAGATGAGAGCCGAGCTGCGGGACCTGGAGCAAAACCACGAGGAG GACGTGCGCGTCCTGTACAGCCAGATGGCCGGACGGGACGTGGACGAGCCCGACGCTCCCATAGAAACCAGTCTGGACCAGATCCTGGCCTACATCAGGAACCACTGGGAGAAGGTCATCGAGAAGAACCGAGCCGAGACGGATAGCTACCTGGAGtgcaag CAGGccgagtgtgtgagcagcaAGCTGAGtcgtgaggaagaggaggtggaggcgcTGAAGGCCGAGTGCACCGACACCGGCTGCAAGATCCAGAGCCTGCAGGCCGAGACCGAGTCCATCAGAGCGctg AAGCGCGGCCTGGAGAACTCGCTGAGCGACGCGCGGCACTGGCACGACATGGAGCTGCAGAACCTGGGCTCGGTGGTGGCCAAGCTGGAGGCGGAGCTCGCCGACGTGCGCAGCGACATCGAGCAGCAGCGCCGCGACTACGACACCCTGATGAGCAACAAGCTGCGTCTGGAGCAGGAGATCGGGACGTACCACGGCATCCTGGACGGGGAGGAGAGCCGCTACCAGCCCGCCGGCCCGCT GTACTCCGACCAGCCTCCAGAGCCTCAGGGAGCTGCAGGGCCTCCAGAGTCCACCAGCGAGCCCCCGGGCCCCCCGGGCCCCTCAGGCCCCTCGGGCCCCGCGGGACAGTGA